Sequence from the Janthinobacterium lividum genome:
GCAGGCAAAGCTCGACAGCAGAGGAATGAAGGCGCGGCCGGACAGGCCCACGCCGCCCATCAGGCGGTCCAGCAGGAACGCCGCGCGCGGCAGATAGCCGCAGTCTTCCAGCGCCAGGATGAAGAAGAACAGGATCAGGATCTGCGGCAGGAACACCAGCACGCTGCCGACGCCGCCGATGATGCCTTCCACCAGCAAGCTTTTCAGGTGGCCATCGGGCATGTTCGCCGTCAGCACGGCGCCCAGGTGGCCTACGCCATCGGTGATCATTTCCATCGGCGTGGCGGCCCAGGCGAACACGGCCTGGAAGATCAGGAACATCAGCACGGCCAGGATGATGGGGCCGACGATGGGATGCAGCACCACGTCGTCGATCTTTTCCGTCAGGTTGCCCTTGTCGCTCGTGTCATTGCTGACGGCGGCCAGGATGCGGCGCACTTCGCGCTGGGTTTCTTCGACGCTGACGGCATCGATGGCCGCCAGCGGTTTCGCTTCCACGACCGGCAGCGGCAACATGGCATCGATGGCGTTCAGCAAGGCTTTTTCGCCATCGTGCTGCACCGCCACGGTTTCCACCACGGGCATGCCCAGTTCCTGCGACAGTTTCACCGTGTCGATCAGCATGCCGCGCTTGCGCGCCACGTCCGTCATGTTCAGCGCCAGCAGCATGGGCAGGCCCAGGCGCTTGACTTCCAGCACCAGGCGCAGGTTCAGGCGCAGATTGGTGGCGTCGACGACGCAGATGATGGCGTCCGGACGCGGGTCGCCGCGGCGCAAGCCGCCCACCACGTCGCGCGTGATGGCTTCATCGGGCGTAGTGGCGGACAGGCTGTAGGCGCCCGGCAGATCGAGCACGCGCACGGGTTTGCCGGCTGGCGAGGTGAAATGGCCTTCCTTGCGCTCGATGGTCACGCCGGCGTAGTTCGCCACTTTCTGGCGCGCGCCCGTCAAACGGTTGAACAGGGCCGTCTTGCCGCAGTTCGGATTGCCCAGCAAGGCAATTTGTGGCTGATGCGGCGGCTTGTGCACGCCCGCATCCACGATAGTTTCGACAGCACCCATGGTCATTCCGGTTGAAGCAGCGGTTGAATCGTAATCAGCGCCGCTTCGAAGCGGCGCAGTGCGAACGTGGCATTGCCCACCTTGATGGCCAGCGGATCGCCACCGGGAATGCCGCGCTTGAGCATGCGGATGCGTTCGCCGGGAACGAATCCCAGCTCCATCAGGCGACGGGGCAGGTCGACGCCGTCCTCCGTCTGTCCTGCCGTGTGGGGCGTGATATGCAACACCGTGCCGCTCTGGCCGACTGCCAGCGCATCGAGCGTCATCATGGGTGGAACTAGAGTCATGAGCAAATTCCGTTCAAATTAAGAACACCTGATACCGGCTGCGGCGCGGGGCGCCTTGCGCTGGTTCCAGGTTTGTGAGGTAAAACGCAACTGTTGCGCATTACCGACAAGCGGCCATTCCATCTGTCCAGACGGCAACCGTCCGAGACAATACCAGCATTATAAACATGAATGCGAATAGTTTTTATTTAGCCCGGAGAGCCGCCCCCATCAAGGGCTGCGTCATGCGCACGGAAGGCATATCAAGCTGCGGCGCCAGGCTGCCAAGTGCCGCACACTTGATCAAAATCGCTTGCATTGTCCCCCACTTTGCGCGACAATGAAACGTAATGATAATGATTCTCATTAAAACACTAGCAACAATGCTTCCCGGCACTAGTGTCTGTTCATCCTCCAGCCAGAAGGTGTATCAATGATTGTATGTGTCTGCAACAACATATCTGATCGTGAAATCCGTCAAGCCGTCGATCTTGGCCTGTCCAGCATGGCCGAACTGCGCCGCGACCTGGGCGTTGCCACCTGCTGCGGCAAATGCCACACCTGCGCGCGGGAAGTGCTGAACGATCACCTGAACGCCACGGTGGCGCTGCAAGAAACCGTATTGATGCGAGCTGTACTGACAAACTAAAGAAAGCGATAAACGCCATGACGATGATGCCCCCGCCCGTAACGGTGCAGGCCGTGCAGCAATTTGCCGACTTCGACAAGAAGCGCAACAAATTCGCGCCGCTGATGGCCATCGTCGTCCTGCATATCGCCGGTTTTTATGCCATCCAGAGCGGCCTGCTGAGCCGCGTGGTGACGGCGGCCATGCCGACCATCACCACCATCAGCATCATCGCCCCGCCGGCGCCGCCCAAACCGCCAGCGCCATCCGTACCGAAAACCGTGGAATTGAGCGCTCCCGTGCCGCGCGCCGTGATCCCGCCGCTGCCACTGATCGCCGTGGCGCCGAGCGAGCCGACGATCACGCCGCCACAGCCGACGCGCGCCGAAGCGGCACCCGTTGCCACCGCCGCGCCGACAGCGCCATCGACACCGTCGCCGACGCCACCAGCGCCGTCAACGCCGCGCACCGTCAGCAGCGTCGAATACATCAAGGCACCGCAACTGATCTACCCGAATCTGTCGCGCCGCCTGGGTGAAAGCGGCACCGTGGTGCTGCGCATCCTGATCAATGAAAAGGGCTTGCCCGAGCAAATCCTGATCCAGAAATCGACCGGCTACAACAA
This genomic interval carries:
- the feoB gene encoding ferrous iron transporter B, producing the protein MGAVETIVDAGVHKPPHQPQIALLGNPNCGKTALFNRLTGARQKVANYAGVTIERKEGHFTSPAGKPVRVLDLPGAYSLSATTPDEAITRDVVGGLRRGDPRPDAIICVVDATNLRLNLRLVLEVKRLGLPMLLALNMTDVARKRGMLIDTVKLSQELGMPVVETVAVQHDGEKALLNAIDAMLPLPVVEAKPLAAIDAVSVEETQREVRRILAAVSNDTSDKGNLTEKIDDVVLHPIVGPIILAVLMFLIFQAVFAWAATPMEMITDGVGHLGAVLTANMPDGHLKSLLVEGIIGGVGSVLVFLPQILILFFFILALEDCGYLPRAAFLLDRLMGGVGLSGRAFIPLLSSFACAIPGVMAARTIQNPRDRLVTIMIAPLMTCSARLPVYALIIAAFIPERQVWGYLSLQGLVLFVLYFAGIISAMAVAWVMKRGMGVRGNQPLMLELPAYHWPHLRNLAVSLWERAKIFLTRVGTIILSLMIILWFLSTFPGPPDNAIHPPIYYSLAGILGRGLEVIFAPIGFNWQICIALVPGMAAREVAVGALGTVYALSQTGDALATTLEPLIAHSWSMATALSLLAWYVFAPQCLSTLSVVKRETGGWRYPLLMAGYMFALAYAASFITYRVALMLGA
- a CDS encoding FeoA family protein, producing the protein MTLVPPMMTLDALAVGQSGTVLHITPHTAGQTEDGVDLPRRLMELGFVPGERIRMLKRGIPGGDPLAIKVGNATFALRRFEAALITIQPLLQPE
- a CDS encoding bacterioferritin-associated ferredoxin is translated as MIVCVCNNISDREIRQAVDLGLSSMAELRRDLGVATCCGKCHTCAREVLNDHLNATVALQETVLMRAVLTN
- a CDS encoding energy transducer TonB, which produces MTMMPPPVTVQAVQQFADFDKKRNKFAPLMAIVVLHIAGFYAIQSGLLSRVVTAAMPTITTISIIAPPAPPKPPAPSVPKTVELSAPVPRAVIPPLPLIAVAPSEPTITPPQPTRAEAAPVATAAPTAPSTPSPTPPAPSTPRTVSSVEYIKAPQLIYPNLSRRLGESGTVVLRILINEKGLPEQILIQKSTGYNNLDEAGRQAAQRALFKPMIENGKPVPVYVLVPLTFQLS